AATTGGCTTTGTTGGCGTAACTACTTCAGTCATTTCTATCTACTTTTTCTTGAGTAAAAGAGGCGCTAGCTCTCAGCTGTAACACGCACGCGTTCGGCTTTAACCGTGGGGGCTTTATGTTGTGCTGCTAGTTTTGCGTCTATACTATTTTTTATTGCAATCAGTAGTCCCATTCCCAAAAAAGCACCAGGGGGCAAAACCGCAAGTAAGAATGGATTCTCGGTTTCAAAAAGTGTAATCGTCCAGTTTTGGGCAATAGGGCCAAAAAGGCGATCTGCACCAACGAGCAATGTGCCTGCACCTAAAACTTCTCGCATGCCGCCTAACACAACCAGCACGGCGGTAAAACCCAGTCCCATCATAAGACCGTCATACGCCGAGGCTAGAGGACCATTTTTAGACGCAAAGGCTTCCGCACGACCTATAATGGCGCAGTTAGTCACTATAAGCGGGATAAAGATACCAAGCGCCAAATAGAGATCGTACGTATAGGCGTTCATAAGCAGCTGAACAATGGTGACGAATGCAGCAATAATCATCACGAAAACGGGGATGCGGATCTCGTTTCGTACTATATTTCGAACCAAAGATACAGTTACGTTGCTACCCATGAGTACTAACATGGTAGCAATGCCAAGGCCTAACCCATTAATAAACGTGGCTGTCACCGCTAATAGTGGGCAAAGACCAAGCAATTGCACTAACGCCGGGTTGTTTTTCCAAAGTCCTTGTAAAGAAAGATCGCGAAAATCAGTCATGTTATAGCGCCTCCACACGTTGAGATTGGGCGTCGTTCACGTCAGGCATCTTTTTTGCCTCAACAGTACCTGCGCCTTTACATAGGTTTGGTGCTGCAAAAAGAGCGTTCTTATTCGCTTCCACATAGAGTAGTGCCTCGCGCACGGCACCCACCACTGCTCGTGGTGTTATGGTTGCGCCAGTAAACTGATCAAATTCACCGCCATCTTTTTTTACCTTCCAAATTGAAAGGTTGTCGCTAGAGAAGGGTTTTAAGCTAAATGACATTATCCAATCGCTAACCGCAAGTTCAATTTTATCACCTAGACCTGGCGTTTCCTTATGCTCGATAACGCGAACCCCCAATACAGTCAGCTCATTGCTGTTTATTTGTGTTGCGCTACGCTCATCTAGGCT
The DNA window shown above is from Alteromonas sp. KC3 and carries:
- a CDS encoding electron transport complex subunit E, which translates into the protein MTDFRDLSLQGLWKNNPALVQLLGLCPLLAVTATFINGLGLGIATMLVLMGSNVTVSLVRNIVRNEIRIPVFVMIIAAFVTIVQLLMNAYTYDLYLALGIFIPLIVTNCAIIGRAEAFASKNGPLASAYDGLMMGLGFTAVLVVLGGMREVLGAGTLLVGADRLFGPIAQNWTITLFETENPFLLAVLPPGAFLGMGLLIAIKNSIDAKLAAQHKAPTVKAERVRVTAES
- the rsxG gene encoding electron transport complex subunit RsxG, translating into MMKESLAKNGLMLGAFAVVTTALIALTFFGTQEKIDQQKQQKLLSVLNEVVPREFHDNALYANCTEVNVDELGGKKPHKVYRALLNNQPSALVLEATAPDGYSGDIDILVGVSLGDTSLDERSATQINSNELTVLGVRVIEHKETPGLGDKIELAVSDWIMSFSLKPFSSDNLSIWKVKKDGGEFDQFTGATITPRAVVGAVREALLYVEANKNALFAAPNLCKGAGTVEAKKMPDVNDAQSQRVEAL